The Cyclobacteriaceae bacterium DNA segment CGGATATACGAATCATATCTCGAACGCCTTTCTGAAGAAGTTTTTCCGGTAAATCCACATTGCCTACTTCCGGCATTCCGGGATAACCAACAGGGCCAACATTTTTTAGTACGATCACGCAACTTTCATCAATGTCGAGTTTCGGATCATCAATGCGTGCATGGTAATCCTCCATGGTTTCAAAAACCACAGCCCGACCTTTATGTTTTATTAAAGCTTTTGAAGCGGCTGAAGGTTTAATGACCGCACCATTTTCACACAAATTTCCTTTTAGGATAACAATTCCTGCTTCATGTTGAAGTGGTTCATCGATTGAGGCAATAACCTCACGATTATAGCAGGGTGGGTTTGCGTTGTTATCTCCAATAGTTTTTCCGTTTATGGTTATGGCTTCTGTGTGCAGGTATTTTTTTAATTCATGAATAACGACTGGCAATCCACCGGCATAATAAAAATCTTCCATCAGGTATTTTCCAGATGGCTTCAGGTTAACGAGTAACGGAATCTTACTGCCGATAGCATCAAAATCTTCCAACTTAAGATCAACACCCATTCTGCCCGCAATGGCCAACAGGTGAATGATGAAGTTTGTGGATCCGCCTACAGCAGCATTCACCACAATAGCGTTTTCAAACGCTTGTCGCGTAAGGATTTTTGAAAGCTTCAGGTCTTCGTTTACCATCTCCACAATTCTTCTCCCCGAGAGATGCGCCATCACTTTCTTGCGGGCATCAACTGCCGGAATAGCAGCGGCTCCCGGAAGCGTTAAGCCCAATGCTTCCACCATACACGCCATGGTAGAAGCAGTACCCATGGTCATGCAATGCCCCTGGCTTCGTGCTACACCCACTTCGGCCTCGTGAATATCTTCATCGGTGTATTGTTCAACGGAACGTTTCTCTTTAATCATCCAATTGAATGAACCTGAACCAATGCATTCTCCGCGAAAGCGTCCGTTTAACATCGGTCCTCCCGGAACAACAAGGGTTGGCAGATCAACGCTACAAGCTCCCATAACGGTAGATGGTGTTGTCTTATCGCAACCAGTCAACAATACTACGCCATCAATTGGGTTGGCGCGAATAGATTCTTCCACATCCATGCTGGCGAGGTTGCGAAACAACATGGTTGTAGGTCGCATAATGGTTTCACCAAGGGACGTTACCGGAAACTCAAGTGGAAAACCTCCTGCTTCGCGTACGCCACGCTTTACAATTTCGGCAAAGTCGCGCAAGTGGCCGTTACAAGGTGTCAATTCCGACCATGTATTGCATATGCCGATTACCGGTTTGTCTTTGAAGTAGTCATCGGGATAGCCCTGGTTACGCAGCCACGAACGGTGAACAAATCCCATTTTATCGGATTTACCAAACCAGTCATAACTGCGAAGTTTTTTAGCCATGTAAAATCAGTTTTCGGTGGAGAAAGGTGAGGCTGGTAA contains these protein-coding regions:
- a CDS encoding IlvD/Edd family dehydratase; its protein translation is MAKKLRSYDWFGKSDKMGFVHRSWLRNQGYPDDYFKDKPVIGICNTWSELTPCNGHLRDFAEIVKRGVREAGGFPLEFPVTSLGETIMRPTTMLFRNLASMDVEESIRANPIDGVVLLTGCDKTTPSTVMGACSVDLPTLVVPGGPMLNGRFRGECIGSGSFNWMIKEKRSVEQYTDEDIHEAEVGVARSQGHCMTMGTASTMACMVEALGLTLPGAAAIPAVDARKKVMAHLSGRRIVEMVNEDLKLSKILTRQAFENAIVVNAAVGGSTNFIIHLLAIAGRMGVDLKLEDFDAIGSKIPLLVNLKPSGKYLMEDFYYAGGLPVVIHELKKYLHTEAITINGKTIGDNNANPPCYNREVIASIDEPLQHEAGIVILKGNLCENGAVIKPSAASKALIKHKGRAVVFETMEDYHARIDDPKLDIDESCVIVLKNVGPVGYPGMPEVGNVDLPEKLLQKGVRDMIRISDGRMSGTAGGTVVLHVSPESAIGGTLALVQDGDMIELDIEKRKLHLDVSDEELKKRKANWTPPPAHTERGYVKFFLDHVQQADLGCDFDILRGGSGSEVKGDLH